In a single window of the Olivibacter sp. SDN3 genome:
- a CDS encoding transposase produces MHRKFDDSFKIMAVDLSVVKGSVADVAKELDIDPSLLSKWRRNPRYNGNKVLPDNPKISPEEQELRILRKKLRDTELERDILKKAIAIFSRGDGPYTGS; encoded by the coding sequence ATGCATAGAAAATTTGATGATTCGTTTAAGATAATGGCGGTCGATTTGAGCGTTGTTAAGGGATCTGTAGCCGATGTAGCTAAGGAATTAGACATAGACCCCAGTTTACTGAGTAAATGGCGTAGAAATCCACGTTATAATGGGAATAAGGTTTTACCTGACAATCCCAAGATCAGTCCGGAGGAGCAGGAGTTAAGGATTTTACGCAAGAAATTAAGAGATACAGAATTAGAACGCGATATCTTAAAAAAGGCCATAGCCATCTTCTCCAGGGGAGACGGTCCATATACCGGTTCATAA
- a CDS encoding glutathione peroxidase codes for MKTTMLIFTLLFAISQEGDIYKFNLTSIDGDTISLSQFKGKKILLVNTASKCGFTPQYKELEELSKKFKDKLVIIGFPANNFGDQEPGSNDDIKSFCEQNYGVTFLLSEKTDVKGDDIDPLFAYLTQEENPDFTGEIKWNFEKFLIDEKGKLIHRYRSAVSPLSKDITAQL; via the coding sequence ATGAAAACCACCATGTTAATATTTACACTGTTGTTTGCCATATCCCAAGAAGGTGATATTTACAAATTTAACCTAACTTCTATTGATGGCGATACCATTTCATTAAGCCAATTTAAGGGTAAAAAAATATTGCTCGTTAATACCGCTTCAAAATGTGGTTTTACACCTCAATACAAAGAACTTGAAGAGCTATCCAAGAAGTTTAAAGACAAGTTGGTCATTATAGGTTTCCCGGCAAACAATTTTGGAGACCAAGAGCCAGGATCCAATGATGATATAAAAAGCTTTTGCGAACAAAATTATGGCGTTACCTTTTTACTATCAGAAAAGACTGACGTAAAGGGAGACGATATCGATCCTCTTTTTGCTTATCTAACACAAGAGGAGAATCCTGACTTTACCGGGGAAATCAAATGGAATTTCGAAAAATTCTTAATTGACGAAAAGGGAAAACTCATTCATCGCTATCGCTCCGCGGTATCCCCTCTATCCAAAGACATTACTGCTCAGTTATAA
- a CDS encoding IS3 family transposase — translation MKRYRIRTRYLKKGHSHLLQGRRSIYRFIKENREVYSVEKMCEVLNVSSSCFYRWLVWPESPREQRSKALVDKIQQVHSDSKYIYGSPRITAELHKKGEMVSRSYVARLMKKHGIRSKVKKKYRVTTDSSHSYRIAENLLQRDFSADSLSQKWVSDITYIHTGKGWLYLTTVIDLADRKVIGWSLSTDMTTKNTSVQAIKMAIRNRGIKDGLIFHSDRGIQYACDEFRRVIVKNKILQSMSRKANCWDNAVAESFFKTLKAEMIYHRKFIDQQSAKLEIFGYIEGFYNTKRTHSALGYKTPKQIEEMLLEKEKMAA, via the coding sequence ATTAAGAGATACAGAATTAGAACGCGATATCTTAAAAAAGGCCATAGCCATCTTCTCCAGGGGAGACGGTCCATATACCGGTTCATAAAGGAGAACCGAGAAGTATATTCCGTAGAGAAGATGTGCGAAGTATTGAACGTTAGCAGCAGTTGTTTTTACCGTTGGCTGGTTTGGCCCGAATCCCCCAGGGAACAACGCAGTAAAGCACTTGTGGATAAAATACAGCAGGTACACAGTGACAGTAAGTATATCTATGGCAGCCCACGGATAACCGCAGAGCTGCACAAAAAAGGTGAAATGGTATCAAGAAGCTACGTAGCAAGATTGATGAAGAAACATGGGATACGAAGTAAGGTTAAGAAAAAATATAGGGTGACCACAGATTCGAGCCATAGTTATAGGATAGCTGAAAATCTCCTCCAAAGAGATTTTTCAGCGGATTCCCTATCGCAAAAATGGGTTAGCGACATTACTTACATCCATACCGGCAAAGGGTGGCTTTATCTAACAACGGTTATCGATCTGGCGGACAGAAAAGTCATTGGATGGTCTTTAAGCACCGATATGACGACTAAAAACACTTCTGTACAAGCCATCAAAATGGCTATTAGAAACCGAGGTATCAAAGATGGTCTTATCTTCCATTCGGATAGAGGGATCCAATATGCCTGCGATGAATTCAGGAGGGTAATTGTAAAAAACAAGATACTTCAAAGCATGAGTAGGAAGGCCAATTGCTGGGACAATGCAGTAGCTGAGAGCTTTTTCAAGACACTAAAGGCTGAAATGATCTACCATAGAAAATTCATCGATCAGCAATCGGCTAAATTGGAGATCTTTGGATATATTGAAGGTTTTTATAATACCAAAAGAACACATTCTGCCCTGGGATATAAAACCCCTAAGCAGATCGAAGAGATGCTATTGGAAAAAGAGAAAATGGCAGCATAA
- a CDS encoding efflux RND transporter periplasmic adaptor subunit: MKRKYLYLAIIIGVIAFAAYKYSRNKEKKIEAPEPAKKGVPMEVNAIIVSPRDFSNILTVSGSIEPNEQVQIRSEVSGIIRNLSFQEGSPVEKGQVLFTIDDTELQAQLLQMQTQEKLAEDNAQRASLLLEKEAISTQENDVAHADLQSAKAQTQLIQAQIAKTKVRAPFSGRIGLRSVSFGEYLTPTTVVANLVSTNPVKVMFSVPEKYTSQVKEGLPLKFTVSGKPKHFDAKIYAIEPGIDAQTRTVQIRALANNDDGELFPGSFARIEFPINMVREAVLIPTEAVMPVQNGKQVFLLKNDKATAVNIESDSRTNTDILVSEGIQLGDTVLTSGIMSLKDGMEVSVKIQP, translated from the coding sequence ATGAAAAGAAAGTACCTTTACCTAGCAATTATTATTGGGGTTATCGCATTTGCCGCTTATAAGTATTCCCGTAATAAAGAAAAAAAAATAGAAGCACCAGAGCCAGCTAAAAAAGGTGTTCCTATGGAGGTGAATGCAATCATTGTATCACCTCGCGATTTTTCCAATATATTAACTGTCTCTGGAAGTATTGAACCTAACGAACAAGTTCAAATAAGAAGTGAGGTCTCTGGAATTATACGGAATCTGTCTTTCCAGGAAGGGTCGCCTGTTGAAAAAGGCCAAGTGCTGTTTACTATTGATGATACCGAACTGCAAGCACAATTACTGCAAATGCAGACGCAGGAGAAATTAGCAGAAGACAATGCACAAAGGGCATCTCTACTATTAGAGAAAGAGGCCATCAGCACACAGGAAAATGATGTTGCCCACGCCGATCTCCAATCAGCCAAGGCACAAACGCAGTTAATTCAGGCGCAGATAGCAAAAACAAAAGTAAGAGCACCTTTTAGCGGAAGAATAGGATTACGCTCCGTTTCATTTGGTGAATACCTTACGCCTACAACAGTTGTCGCCAATCTTGTTAGCACGAATCCCGTGAAAGTAATGTTCTCCGTTCCTGAAAAATATACTTCTCAGGTAAAAGAAGGGTTACCCTTAAAATTCACCGTTAGTGGAAAACCGAAGCATTTTGACGCAAAAATCTATGCGATAGAACCAGGAATAGATGCGCAAACGCGTACTGTACAAATTAGGGCTTTAGCAAATAATGATGATGGAGAACTTTTTCCGGGATCCTTTGCACGTATCGAATTTCCCATTAACATGGTGAGGGAAGCGGTATTGATTCCGACGGAAGCTGTTATGCCCGTACAAAATGGAAAGCAAGTGTTTTTATTAAAAAACGATAAAGCTACTGCAGTAAACATTGAAAGCGATAGCAGAACCAATACCGATATCTTGGTGAGTGAAGGCATTCAACTTGGTGATACGGTGCTTACCTCGGGAATTATGTCTTTAAAGGATGGAATGGAAGTTAGTGTTAAAATACAGCCATGA
- a CDS encoding transposase encodes MRLKDDHMQNGQLKPAYNTQISTEEQFITHYSIHQTSTDTTTLEDHLDSFEDQYNRQSDVVVADAGYGSEENYEMLESKNIEGYVKYNYFHKEQKRNQRNNPFLLQNLYYHKEQDFYVCPMGQKMEFAGKGIRKSTNGYSSRVSYYRAERCEGCPLRGQCHKAQGNRIIEVNHRLNELKTRARERLTSETGKYHRSKRPIEVEAVFGQMKSNNRFNRLTMRGLEKVDIEFALMCIGHNLRKWSKKLLKTTSSGPNNEPKYNNPLIYDPKWINYCYQPLVAE; translated from the coding sequence ATGCGGCTGAAAGATGACCACATGCAGAACGGGCAGCTCAAACCGGCCTACAACACGCAGATCAGTACGGAAGAACAGTTCATCACCCACTACAGTATCCACCAGACAAGCACCGATACCACCACATTGGAAGACCATCTTGATAGCTTCGAAGATCAATATAACAGGCAGAGCGATGTGGTGGTGGCCGATGCCGGTTACGGAAGTGAAGAGAACTATGAAATGCTGGAATCAAAGAACATAGAAGGTTACGTGAAATATAATTACTTCCACAAAGAGCAGAAACGCAACCAGAGGAACAATCCTTTTCTATTACAGAACCTGTATTATCATAAAGAGCAGGACTTCTATGTGTGCCCGATGGGACAGAAGATGGAGTTTGCCGGTAAGGGAATACGCAAAAGCACCAATGGATATAGTTCCCGGGTGAGCTATTACAGGGCCGAACGCTGTGAAGGCTGCCCGCTTCGGGGGCAGTGCCATAAAGCGCAGGGAAACAGGATCATCGAAGTCAACCACCGGTTGAACGAACTGAAGACCAGGGCACGCGAACGTCTAACATCGGAAACAGGAAAGTACCACCGGAGTAAACGCCCCATAGAAGTGGAGGCGGTCTTCGGACAGATGAAAAGCAACAACAGATTCAACAGGTTAACCATGAGGGGGCTTGAAAAGGTCGATATTGAGTTCGCCCTGATGTGTATAGGGCATAACCTGAGAAAATGGTCGAAAAAGCTCCTGAAAACAACTTCGTCAGGCCCAAACAACGAACCTAAATACAATAATCCCCTTATTTATGACCCCAAATGGATAAACTACTGCTATCAACCATTGGTCGCAGAGTAA
- a CDS encoding N-acetylglucosamine kinase, translating to MILVVDSGSYKSDWMLALPEGEPLIFRTRGLNPFFTTEKEIVKIIQNITDITPYADLVTELYFFGSGCTNPDRREMVSNALSHLFRNAFISVDTDLIGSAYATCGNDSGYTAVLGTGSNVTFFDGEQVQSTKQGLGFVLGDEGSGAWFGKKLLTSFLYGSMPEELSKKFESTYRVNKEIVIKNVYQRNSPNTYLASFAPFMESNQAHPYIQSLLHQGFEEFVKKNILLFPDYQLHFFHFVGSIAYYFSEQLRIVCNQYAIQIGKIIKQPIEELFNFVIERETSSIN from the coding sequence ATGATATTAGTTGTAGATAGTGGGTCTTATAAATCAGACTGGATGCTCGCCTTACCTGAAGGAGAACCTTTAATTTTTAGAACAAGAGGTTTAAATCCTTTTTTTACTACCGAAAAAGAAATCGTCAAGATCATTCAAAATATTACTGATATCACTCCATATGCAGATTTAGTGACCGAATTGTATTTCTTTGGTTCAGGTTGTACCAATCCCGACCGTCGAGAAATGGTATCCAACGCGCTATCACATCTTTTTAGAAATGCATTTATTTCTGTAGACACTGATCTTATAGGCTCGGCATACGCCACATGCGGTAACGACAGCGGTTATACAGCCGTACTTGGCACGGGGTCCAATGTAACATTTTTTGATGGCGAACAGGTGCAGTCAACCAAACAAGGGCTGGGGTTTGTACTTGGAGATGAAGGATCAGGAGCTTGGTTTGGCAAGAAATTACTCACATCATTCTTATATGGATCCATGCCTGAAGAACTTTCCAAAAAATTTGAAAGCACCTACCGGGTAAACAAAGAAATTGTTATTAAAAACGTCTATCAAAGAAACTCGCCTAACACTTATCTTGCCTCATTTGCTCCTTTTATGGAAAGTAACCAGGCTCATCCATACATCCAAAGTCTACTCCATCAAGGATTCGAAGAATTCGTCAAAAAGAACATTCTATTATTCCCAGATTATCAGCTCCATTTCTTCCATTTTGTTGGTTCCATAGCCTATTATTTCAGTGAGCAATTACGTATCGTCTGTAATCAATACGCGATACAAATAGGAAAAATTATTAAGCAACCTATTGAAGAATTATTTAACTTCGTTATCGAAAGAGAAACTTCCAGCATTAACTGA
- a CDS encoding TolC family protein, whose product MKNILLNILLFLQISIPKSGFSQGPLSLEEAISIALKQNYDIRLVSNEIAIAENNVNIANAGMLPVVSGDVSSSATIQNTTQTLLSGETRALEGAQNTAMAYGANLNWTIFDGFQMFARYDQLKELQKLGEANLKQAILSTVFDVVSEYFNLVQQQQQLNALETALDLSRYRLQMAESRYQIGRAAKLEVLAANVDLNTDTTNLMRQRVFFGNTKIRLNEILARDVNTPFDLADSIIIESSLKYDQLLNLALQHNPDLQAALINRRIAQLNLKQVKGQRYPTINVNSAYTRSRTTAELGFATQTRNNGFSYGFNASMNIFNGLLQRRNEKNAEIAIENASVDLEKTNQSLLAQLAAAFQTYLVNLDLVALEENNQSIAKQNMDITLDKYKLGSITPLEFREAQRNYIDASVRFSNALYEAKMAEIGLKQIAGSLTLN is encoded by the coding sequence ATGAAGAATATATTATTAAACATTTTACTATTCTTACAAATAAGTATACCAAAATCTGGTTTTTCACAAGGCCCCTTAAGCTTAGAAGAAGCAATTTCAATTGCGCTGAAACAAAATTACGATATACGGCTCGTCAGTAATGAGATTGCGATAGCCGAAAACAACGTCAATATAGCAAATGCAGGGATGTTACCTGTTGTTTCCGGCGATGTCTCTTCCTCTGCAACCATCCAAAACACAACCCAGACACTATTGAGTGGTGAAACTAGAGCATTAGAAGGAGCACAAAACACCGCTATGGCCTATGGAGCCAACCTAAATTGGACTATTTTTGATGGTTTTCAAATGTTTGCTAGATATGACCAGTTGAAAGAACTACAAAAACTCGGGGAAGCAAACTTAAAACAAGCCATTCTGTCTACCGTATTTGACGTAGTAAGCGAATACTTCAACCTTGTCCAACAGCAGCAACAATTAAATGCATTGGAAACAGCCCTAGATCTCTCCCGTTATCGATTGCAAATGGCCGAAAGCCGCTACCAAATCGGTCGGGCAGCTAAACTAGAGGTTCTTGCCGCTAATGTAGACCTCAATACAGACACCACCAACCTCATGCGGCAACGCGTATTTTTTGGCAACACAAAAATTAGATTAAATGAGATACTCGCAAGAGATGTGAACACCCCTTTTGATCTAGCCGATAGTATTATCATTGAAAGTAGTTTAAAATATGATCAATTATTGAATCTGGCATTGCAACACAATCCTGATCTGCAGGCGGCACTTATCAACCGGAGAATAGCACAGCTAAATCTTAAACAGGTAAAAGGTCAACGCTATCCAACCATTAACGTCAACTCCGCCTATACACGAAGTCGTACAACGGCTGAGCTAGGTTTCGCCACACAGACCAGAAATAACGGCTTCAGTTATGGTTTCAACGCTTCCATGAATATCTTCAATGGCCTTCTTCAAAGACGGAATGAAAAGAATGCCGAAATTGCTATCGAAAATGCAAGTGTCGATTTAGAAAAAACCAATCAGAGCCTGTTAGCTCAACTTGCGGCAGCCTTTCAAACTTACCTCGTTAATCTCGACCTGGTAGCACTTGAAGAGAACAATCAATCCATTGCAAAACAAAATATGGACATTACACTTGATAAATATAAACTGGGAAGTATTACACCGCTGGAATTCCGCGAGGCACAGCGAAATTATATAGACGCTAGTGTCCGCTTTAGTAATGCTTTATATGAAGCAAAAATGGCTGAAATCGGCCTGAAGCAAATAGCAGGATCACTAACCTTAAATTAA
- a CDS encoding M61 family metallopeptidase, with product MNRSFIEFASFFFVMMIATAAFAQQPIKFEVSFKEPQAHYVDVQMEIDDVSGKYVDVKMPVWAPGSYLIREFSKNVEGFSAKRKGGDLLKADKLSKNTWRITTEGEKNIVLNYRVYAFEVSVRTSFIDESHAFLSPTGIFMYVDKQIDRPVEVQVIPHPSWNKVSTGLEPIEAKRFSYRANDFDVLFDSPLEIGNQDTFEFTAAGIPHEVAMYGGGNYDKEKLKVDMAGIVESATNIYGENPNKRYVFIVHNYLSGGGGLEHLNSTVLGASRFNYATESGYKGFLGLVAHEYFHLWNIKRLRPVALGPFNYDEENYTTNLWIAEGFTAYYDNLLVRRGGFYTENEYLKMLADDVSAVENRPGNHIQSLSESSFDAWIKYYRPDENSVNSVVSYYNKGALMAMMMDVKILHATNGEKGLDDVMKLAYNEFYKKRDKGYTDEEFKALAEDVAGISLDDIYSLVNNAVTPDYNEYLNYVGLELVNVNEGYEIPDLGIRTNTSDGRFLVQSVLRGSGAWDGGINVKDELIGVNGYRIDANGKELNRVVQSSKIGDSLNFLVSRDGILKELDVHVTANKMGRYVIVPIENPSEDQNSLKAKWLAEK from the coding sequence ATGAATAGATCGTTTATTGAATTCGCTAGTTTTTTTTTCGTTATGATGATTGCTACTGCTGCTTTCGCTCAGCAACCTATAAAATTTGAGGTGTCATTTAAAGAGCCTCAGGCACATTATGTAGATGTACAGATGGAAATTGATGATGTTTCAGGAAAATATGTGGATGTCAAAATGCCTGTTTGGGCACCTGGATCTTATTTAATAAGGGAGTTTTCTAAGAACGTGGAAGGGTTTAGTGCCAAGAGAAAGGGAGGAGATCTATTAAAGGCAGATAAACTGAGCAAGAATACTTGGCGTATCACGACAGAAGGAGAAAAGAATATAGTTCTTAATTATCGTGTATACGCTTTTGAGGTGTCAGTTCGTACTAGTTTTATCGATGAGTCACATGCCTTTTTGTCGCCAACAGGGATTTTCATGTATGTGGATAAGCAAATTGATAGACCGGTTGAGGTCCAAGTAATACCTCACCCTTCGTGGAATAAAGTCTCAACGGGGTTGGAACCGATCGAGGCTAAAAGGTTCAGCTATCGCGCAAATGATTTTGATGTATTGTTTGATTCCCCATTAGAGATAGGTAATCAAGACACTTTTGAGTTTACAGCCGCAGGAATACCGCATGAAGTAGCTATGTACGGCGGTGGAAACTACGACAAGGAAAAATTGAAAGTCGATATGGCAGGAATAGTCGAAAGTGCTACTAATATATATGGTGAAAATCCGAATAAACGTTATGTTTTTATTGTGCATAATTATTTGTCGGGCGGTGGCGGATTAGAGCACTTAAACTCTACGGTGTTAGGTGCGTCAAGATTCAATTACGCAACGGAGAGCGGTTATAAAGGGTTCTTAGGTTTAGTTGCACACGAGTATTTTCACTTATGGAATATTAAGCGTTTGCGGCCAGTTGCTTTAGGGCCGTTTAATTACGATGAGGAAAATTATACTACCAACTTATGGATTGCTGAGGGTTTTACAGCTTACTACGACAATCTACTGGTGAGGAGAGGGGGCTTTTACACAGAAAATGAATACCTAAAAATGTTGGCAGACGATGTGTCGGCAGTAGAAAACCGTCCGGGAAACCATATACAGTCGTTGAGTGAGTCAAGTTTTGATGCTTGGATTAAATATTACCGTCCTGATGAAAATTCAGTGAACAGTGTTGTTTCTTATTATAATAAAGGTGCGCTAATGGCTATGATGATGGATGTGAAGATCTTGCATGCAACGAATGGTGAAAAGGGATTGGATGATGTGATGAAATTAGCCTATAACGAGTTTTATAAGAAGCGTGATAAGGGTTATACGGACGAAGAGTTTAAGGCGTTAGCAGAGGATGTTGCAGGAATATCTTTAGACGATATCTATTCTTTAGTGAACAATGCTGTAACTCCCGATTATAATGAATATTTGAATTACGTAGGCTTGGAGTTGGTTAATGTAAATGAGGGATATGAGATTCCTGATTTAGGTATTCGAACAAATACTTCCGATGGAAGATTTTTGGTGCAGAGTGTCTTACGAGGTAGCGGTGCATGGGATGGAGGGATTAATGTTAAAGATGAATTAATAGGCGTTAATGGATACCGTATTGATGCTAACGGGAAAGAGTTGAATCGCGTAGTGCAGTCTAGTAAAATTGGTGATTCGTTAAATTTCCTTGTTTCACGTGACGGCATTCTGAAAGAATTGGATGTTCATGTTACCGCAAATAAAATGGGTAGATATGTTATTGTGCCTATCGAAAATCCTTCTGAGGATCAGAATAGTTTAAAGGCGAAATGGTTGGCTGAAAAATAA
- a CDS encoding efflux RND transporter permease subunit, whose translation MSLSTISIKRPVLTIVMNLILILFGIIGYTFLGIREFPSIDPPIVSVRTSYAGANPEIIESQITEPLEKSINQIDGIRNISSSSNQGSSNINIEFVLGKDLEEAANDVRDKVSQALRSLPQDIDAPPVVSKADADSEPIITLTVRSENRNILELNDIAENTVAQRLQTLQGVSTVQIYGQRRYAMRMWIEPMRLAAYGLTPLDVRNALTQQNVELPSGKITGANTELTVKTIGNMSSEEEFNNLIIKTDGERIIRFNDVGKAVLGPENPETNMRESGVPMVALAVVPQPGTNYVEIAEALYARLEQLRNEVPEDIKIDIAIDNTLFIKKSVTEVAETILIALILVIIIIYLFFRNWSIAFRPLIDIPVSLIATFFIMYLFGFSINVLTLLAIVLATGLVVDDGIVVTENIYKKVEEGMSPMQAAIKGSNEIFFAVISISVTLAAVFLPVMFLEGFVGRLFREFGVVIASAVLISAFVSLSLTPMLNAYLIKKDGIKHSRFYEITEPYFEKMTSLYGNALHAFIKNRWLSFPILLICFGLIGFFWTHLKKETAPYEDRSFVGVNVTAPEGSTYEYMDRFMLELIQLVNDSVPEKSVNIVNTSPSFGGTGATNNGRMRISLAPPEQRERSQSDIAQALTQQTRKYTEARTFVTQQPTISVSRRGGLPIQYIIQASTFEKLEEKIPLFMDEANNDPTFSTVDVDLKFNRPELNISIDRDKAQSLGVSVLDVAQTLQLSLSGQRFAYFIMNGKQYQVIGQFDDIDRSSPIDLTSIFVRNNQDRPIQLDNVVNIEERSSPPQLYHNNRFMSATVSASLAPEMSMGDGIAAMDRIAEKVLDESFSTDLGGESRDFRESGSNTLFAFGLALLLVYLILAAQFESFLDPFIIILTVPMAVAGAMLSLWIVGESWNIFSQIGTVMLIGLVTKNGILIVEFANQLKEEGRSVKEAILEASEARLRPILMTSFAIALGALPIAMALGAAATSRIGMGVVIVGGTMFSLILTLFVIPAIYSLWSRRYKPNLDLMEAERVEREELIKPQPIG comes from the coding sequence ATGAGTTTATCTACGATTAGTATAAAACGACCGGTTCTTACGATTGTAATGAACTTAATCTTAATATTATTTGGGATAATAGGGTATACTTTTTTGGGTATTAGAGAATTTCCATCAATAGACCCGCCTATTGTTTCGGTTAGGACTAGCTATGCCGGAGCAAACCCGGAAATTATTGAATCTCAAATCACTGAACCTTTAGAAAAATCGATTAACCAAATTGATGGGATAAGAAATATTTCCTCCTCCAGCAATCAAGGAAGCAGTAATATCAATATTGAATTTGTCCTGGGAAAAGACTTGGAAGAGGCCGCCAATGATGTCCGTGACAAAGTATCGCAAGCGCTTCGGAGCTTACCTCAGGATATCGATGCTCCGCCGGTAGTATCAAAAGCTGATGCAGATTCAGAACCGATTATCACGTTGACGGTCAGAAGCGAAAATCGTAACATACTGGAATTAAACGACATAGCTGAAAACACCGTAGCGCAACGTTTACAAACACTCCAGGGGGTAAGTACCGTTCAAATTTATGGACAAAGGAGGTACGCCATGCGCATGTGGATAGAACCCATGCGTTTAGCGGCTTATGGCCTAACGCCACTAGACGTACGAAATGCACTTACTCAGCAGAATGTAGAATTACCCTCTGGAAAGATTACAGGAGCTAACACCGAATTGACGGTAAAAACGATTGGGAACATGTCTTCCGAAGAAGAGTTTAACAACCTAATTATCAAGACGGATGGTGAACGTATTATTCGATTTAATGACGTGGGTAAAGCCGTTTTAGGACCAGAAAATCCGGAAACAAATATGCGGGAATCTGGAGTTCCTATGGTGGCGCTGGCCGTGGTGCCCCAGCCCGGCACCAATTATGTAGAAATTGCAGAAGCACTTTATGCACGATTGGAACAACTCAGAAATGAAGTGCCGGAAGATATAAAAATCGATATAGCTATTGATAATACACTCTTTATTAAAAAGTCTGTTACCGAAGTTGCGGAAACTATTCTCATAGCGCTAATTTTGGTTATAATCATCATTTATCTATTTTTTAGAAATTGGAGTATAGCGTTTCGGCCTCTTATTGATATCCCGGTATCACTCATTGCAACCTTCTTCATCATGTACCTTTTTGGTTTTTCCATAAATGTATTAACCTTGCTTGCAATCGTTTTGGCGACCGGCCTGGTAGTAGATGATGGGATAGTGGTGACGGAGAATATTTATAAAAAAGTGGAAGAAGGCATGTCGCCCATGCAGGCTGCAATTAAAGGCTCCAATGAGATTTTTTTCGCCGTTATCTCGATATCTGTAACACTTGCAGCCGTTTTCCTACCGGTAATGTTTCTGGAAGGATTTGTAGGTAGATTATTTCGGGAGTTTGGGGTAGTAATTGCCTCAGCTGTTTTAATATCTGCGTTCGTTTCCCTGTCGTTAACACCGATGCTGAACGCCTATTTAATAAAAAAAGATGGCATCAAACATTCTCGCTTTTATGAAATAACGGAGCCTTATTTTGAAAAAATGACAAGCCTTTACGGAAACGCTTTACACGCATTTATCAAAAACCGATGGTTGAGTTTTCCTATATTACTTATTTGCTTTGGTTTAATCGGTTTCTTTTGGACGCATTTGAAAAAAGAGACGGCACCATATGAAGATCGAAGTTTTGTTGGCGTTAATGTAACCGCCCCGGAAGGAAGCACCTATGAATATATGGATCGCTTCATGCTTGAACTTATCCAGCTGGTAAACGATTCGGTACCCGAAAAATCGGTAAATATAGTCAATACCTCTCCAAGTTTTGGTGGTACGGGAGCAACCAATAATGGCCGAATGCGTATATCACTGGCTCCTCCTGAGCAAAGAGAGCGGTCACAAAGTGATATCGCACAAGCACTCACCCAGCAAACCCGAAAATATACGGAAGCCAGAACATTTGTTACACAGCAACCAACCATATCAGTTAGTAGACGGGGCGGGCTACCTATCCAATATATTATACAGGCATCGACCTTTGAAAAACTGGAAGAGAAAATACCACTTTTTATGGACGAGGCGAATAACGACCCGACGTTCTCAACAGTTGATGTTGACCTTAAATTCAATCGGCCAGAGTTGAACATCAGTATCGACCGGGATAAGGCACAAAGTTTGGGTGTATCGGTATTGGATGTAGCCCAAACCCTTCAGCTTTCACTCAGTGGACAACGCTTTGCTTATTTTATTATGAATGGCAAACAATACCAGGTTATTGGCCAATTTGATGATATCGATAGAAGTTCTCCCATCGACCTGACATCTATCTTTGTAAGAAACAATCAAGATCGCCCTATACAATTGGACAATGTAGTCAATATTGAAGAACGGTCAAGTCCGCCCCAACTATACCATAACAACCGTTTCATGTCTGCGACGGTATCCGCCAGTTTAGCACCGGAGATGAGCATGGGAGATGGTATTGCAGCTATGGACCGTATTGCAGAAAAAGTTTTGGACGAAAGTTTTTCAACAGATCTTGGTGGTGAATCAAGAGACTTTCGGGAAAGTGGTTCGAACACACTATTTGCTTTTGGCTTAGCTCTGCTTCTGGTGTATCTCATACTAGCCGCACAATTTGAAAGTTTTCTTGATCCTTTTATCATCATTTTGACTGTTCCTATGGCCGTAGCCGGCGCCATGCTTTCCCTATGGATCGTGGGTGAAAGCTGGAACATCTTTAGTCAGATAGGAACAGTCATGTTGATCGGACTCGTTACGAAAAATGGCATTCTCATCGTGGAGTTTGCCAATCAATTAAAAGAGGAAGGCCGCTCCGTAAAAGAAGCAATCCTAGAAGCCTCTGAAGCAAGATTACGCCCGATATTGATGACCAGCTTTGCTATCGCCCTAGGTGCACTACCTATTGCCATGGCCCTTGGAGCAGCAGCCACCAGCCGTATCGGAATGGGCGTAGTAATTGTTGGAGGAACGATGTTTTCGCTCATACTGACACTGTTTGTTATACCTGCAATTTATTCGTTATGGTCACGGCGATACAAACCCAATTTAGATTTGATGGAAGCTGAGAGAGTCGAACGAGAAGAATTAATCAAGCCCCAACCTATTGGATAA